A genomic region of Verrucomicrobiota bacterium contains the following coding sequences:
- a CDS encoding aldo/keto reductase, whose product MNARSSRRDFIRGILCGALAGTLFAIPGGRTASTAAATEPRPVDRRQLGRTGANVSILGLGLGSAFMEGFASRLDAGHALLESALAQGVTYWDTARSYGPSEAMIAPVLARHRNRVFLASKTDARDYDGFRRDLEHSLQVLGTDHLDLYQLHDLRPRELASLAVLESGAVRAAREAKEQKLIGAFGITGHASAGILMECIKRFDPDTVLSTFPCTRPDQGRFEDELLPLARARKMGVVAMKAIRYAREAKLPARELLRYTLSLEGVTTAIVGLDSLGHLNENAQAARGFQPLKEAHGAELSASARQALAEVPAPWDRVDYVDGGALPTGVLALPRSGI is encoded by the coding sequence ATGAACGCCCGAAGTTCTCGCCGGGACTTCATTCGCGGCATCCTGTGCGGCGCGCTCGCCGGGACGCTGTTCGCCATCCCCGGTGGACGCACGGCTTCAACTGCCGCCGCGACGGAACCTCGTCCGGTCGACCGCCGGCAACTCGGCCGCACCGGGGCGAACGTTTCCATCCTGGGTTTAGGGTTGGGTAGCGCCTTCATGGAGGGTTTTGCAAGCAGGCTCGATGCGGGCCACGCCTTGCTCGAATCCGCTCTCGCCCAGGGAGTCACCTACTGGGACACCGCACGTAGCTACGGTCCGAGTGAAGCCATGATTGCGCCCGTGCTCGCGCGCCATCGAAATCGCGTTTTCCTGGCCAGCAAAACTGACGCGCGGGACTACGACGGCTTTAGACGCGACTTGGAACACAGTCTCCAGGTGCTGGGGACCGACCATCTTGACCTCTACCAACTGCACGATCTGCGGCCTCGCGAGCTTGCGAGCCTCGCTGTCCTCGAGTCCGGTGCGGTGCGCGCCGCCCGCGAGGCCAAAGAACAAAAGCTCATCGGCGCCTTTGGAATCACCGGGCATGCGAGCGCCGGAATACTGATGGAATGCATTAAGCGTTTTGATCCTGACACGGTTCTGTCCACCTTCCCGTGCACGCGGCCGGATCAAGGCCGATTCGAAGATGAACTGCTGCCGTTGGCCCGGGCGCGCAAAATGGGCGTGGTCGCGATGAAGGCGATTCGGTACGCCCGCGAGGCGAAGCTCCCGGCCAGGGAACTTCTGCGCTATACCCTCAGCCTGGAAGGAGTGACCACAGCCATCGTCGGGCTGGACAGCCTCGGGCATCTGAACGAGAACGCCCAGGCGGCAAGGGGGTTTCAACCGCTGAAAGAGGCTCACGGGGCCGAGCTTTCCGCGAGCGCCCGCCAAGCCTTGGCCGAGGTGCCGGCGCCCTGGGACCGCGTCGATTATGTCGATGGCGGCGCATTACCCACGGGCGTCCTCGCCTTGCCACGGTCTGGCATATAA
- a CDS encoding cupin domain-containing protein: MSEASPPINWREHGVKIVRAGQLDSNTPQTPGMERAAAITQARTGASKLWAGTVNIHANAKTGAHHHGELESVIYVVSGRARMRWGERLEFSAEAGPGDFIYVPPFVPHQEINASRDEPLSCVVVRSGQEPVVVNLEVTPAEPPEEVYWIDNLHPGPANP, from the coding sequence ATGTCTGAAGCCTCTCCACCCATCAACTGGCGCGAACATGGCGTCAAAATCGTCCGTGCAGGCCAACTGGATTCCAACACCCCGCAGACGCCGGGCATGGAACGAGCCGCGGCGATCACTCAGGCCCGCACCGGTGCAAGCAAGCTCTGGGCGGGGACGGTCAACATCCATGCCAACGCCAAAACGGGCGCTCATCATCATGGCGAACTCGAGAGCGTTATTTACGTCGTGAGCGGGCGGGCGCGCATGCGCTGGGGTGAACGGCTGGAGTTCAGTGCTGAAGCCGGCCCCGGCGATTTTATTTACGTGCCGCCCTTTGTGCCGCACCAGGAAATCAACGCCAGCCGTGATGAACCATTGAGCTGCGTGGTGGTCCGCAGCGGGCAGGAACCCGTGGTCGTCAACCTGGAGGTCACCCCAGCGGAGCCCCCGGAGGAAGTCTACTGGATTGATAACCTCCATCCCGGGCCCGCTAACCCGTAA